From the genome of Zonotrichia albicollis isolate bZonAlb1 chromosome 20, bZonAlb1.hap1, whole genome shotgun sequence, one region includes:
- the RCC1 gene encoding regulator of chromosome condensation isoform X1, with the protein MGTRGRSRGSRRARGRPRHSPPDSERSCRRREEPPVRAVASAAPRGAAPRGIRTAGRGGGRARAVRNRAGGEDADSTMPGKRRVQILVPEEVSSEMKKVKDSKMPAKRRMKILVPEEDSTETKKVKVCHPSHRSQPGLVLTLGQGNVGQLGLGEDIMERKKPALVTLPEMVVQVEAGGMHTVCLSQTGKIYTFGCNDEGALGRDTSAEGSESSPGLVELQEKVVQVSAGDSHTAALTEDGRVFVWGSFRDNNGVIGLLEPLKTSSSPVLLQLNTPVVKIVSGNDHLVMLTVDGDLFTCGCGEQGQLGRVPALFATRGGRRGLERMLVPQLVPVRGRGRRSKMRFQDAFCGAYFTFAVTREGHIYGFGLSNYHQLGTQDTEPCFSPQNLTSFKNSTKSWVGFSGGQHHTVCVDSEGKAYSLGRAEYGRLGLGTGAEEKSAPTVIPELPSIISVACGASVGYAVSSDGRAFAWGMGTNYQLGTGEEDDVWSPVEMTGKQLENRRVLAVSSGGQHTVLLVSDKEQS; encoded by the exons atggggacacgggggcgATCGCGGGGGTCCCGGCGGGCCCGGGGCCGTCCTCGGCACAGCCCACCGGACAGCGAGAGAAGCTGCAGGCGGCGGGAGGAGCCGCCGGTCCGGGCCGTGGCCTCCGCGGCCCCACGTGGGGCGGCGCCGCGGGGAATTCGAACGGCGGGAAGGGGCGGGGGCCGTGCTCGGGCCGTGCGGAACCGGGCAGGGGGTGAGGACGCAG ATTCCACGATGCCGGGAAAACGCAGAGTGCAGATCCTGGTCCCAGAAGAAGTGTCTTCTGAGATGAAAAAGGTTAAAG ATTCCAAGATGCCAGCAAAACGCAGAATGAAGATCCTGGTGCCAGAAGAAGATTCTACTGAGACAAAAAAGGTTAAAG TCTGCCACCCATCACATCGCtcacagcctgggctggtgcTGACACTGGGCCAGGGTAATGTTGGGCAGCTGGGTCTGGGTGAAGACATCATGGAGAGGAAGAAGCCAGCTCTGGTCACGCTGCCGGAGATGGTGGTGCAGGTGGAAGCTGGAGGGATGCACACGGTGTGCCTCAGCCAGACTGGAAAG ATCTACACCTTTGGCTGCAATGATGAAGGTGCCCTGGGACGCGACACCTCGGCTGAAGGGTCTGAGAGCTCTCCAgggctggtggagctgcaggagaaggTGGTGCAGGTGTCGGCGGGGGACAGCCACACGGCCGCGCTGACTGAGGATGGCAGGGTCTTTGTCTGGGGCTCCTTCCGG GATAACAATGGAGTGATCGGCTTGCTGGAGCCCTTGAAGACAAGCTCCagtcctgtgctgctccagctcaaTACCCCTGTTGTTAAAATAGTGTCAG GAAATGACCACTTGGTGATGCTGACAGTGGATGGCGACCTGTTCACGTGTGGCTGTGGTGAACAGGGCCAGCTGGGCAGAGTGCCAGCACTCTTTGCCACCCGAGGAGGACGGCGAGGACTGG AACGGATGCTGGTCCcccagcttgtccctgtcagagGCAGAGGGAGAAGAAGCAAAATGCGCTTCCAGGACGCTTTCTGCGGGGCGTATTTCACCTTCGCCGTCACGCGTGAGGGACACATCTATGGATTTGGCCTCTCCAACTACCACCAGCTGG GGACCCAGGACACCGAGCCCTGCTTCTCCCCGCAGAACCTCACGTCCTTCAAGAACTCCACCAAGTCTTGGGTTGGGTTCTCTGGTGGGCAGCACCACACGGTCTGCGTTGACTCTGAGG GTAAAGCCtacagcctgggcagggcagagtaTGGCCGACTGGGCCTTGGGACAGGGGCAGAGGAGAAGAGTGCACCCACCGTTATCCCGGAGCTCCCCAGTATCATCTCGGTGGCCTGTGGAGCGTCAGTTGGCTATGCTGTCAGCAGTGATg GACGAGCGTTTGCGTGGGGAATGGGCACTAACTACCAGCTGGGCACTGGAGAGGAGGATGATGTCTGGAGCCCCGTGGAGATGACGGGGAAGCAGCTGGAGAACCGGCGGGTGCTGGCCGTGTCCAGCGGTGGGCAGCACACGGTGCTGCTGGTCAGTgacaaggagcagagctga
- the RCC1 gene encoding regulator of chromosome condensation isoform X2, whose amino-acid sequence MGTRGRSRGSRRARGRPRHSPPDSERSCRRREEPPVRAVASAAPRGAAPRGIRTAGRGGGRARAVRNRAGDSTMPGKRRVQILVPEEVSSEMKKVKDSKMPAKRRMKILVPEEDSTETKKVKVCHPSHRSQPGLVLTLGQGNVGQLGLGEDIMERKKPALVTLPEMVVQVEAGGMHTVCLSQTGKIYTFGCNDEGALGRDTSAEGSESSPGLVELQEKVVQVSAGDSHTAALTEDGRVFVWGSFRDNNGVIGLLEPLKTSSSPVLLQLNTPVVKIVSGNDHLVMLTVDGDLFTCGCGEQGQLGRVPALFATRGGRRGLERMLVPQLVPVRGRGRRSKMRFQDAFCGAYFTFAVTREGHIYGFGLSNYHQLGTQDTEPCFSPQNLTSFKNSTKSWVGFSGGQHHTVCVDSEGKAYSLGRAEYGRLGLGTGAEEKSAPTVIPELPSIISVACGASVGYAVSSDGRAFAWGMGTNYQLGTGEEDDVWSPVEMTGKQLENRRVLAVSSGGQHTVLLVSDKEQS is encoded by the exons atggggacacgggggcgATCGCGGGGGTCCCGGCGGGCCCGGGGCCGTCCTCGGCACAGCCCACCGGACAGCGAGAGAAGCTGCAGGCGGCGGGAGGAGCCGCCGGTCCGGGCCGTGGCCTCCGCGGCCCCACGTGGGGCGGCGCCGCGGGGAATTCGAACGGCGGGAAGGGGCGGGGGCCGTGCTCGGGCCGTGCGGAACCGGGCAGGGG ATTCCACGATGCCGGGAAAACGCAGAGTGCAGATCCTGGTCCCAGAAGAAGTGTCTTCTGAGATGAAAAAGGTTAAAG ATTCCAAGATGCCAGCAAAACGCAGAATGAAGATCCTGGTGCCAGAAGAAGATTCTACTGAGACAAAAAAGGTTAAAG TCTGCCACCCATCACATCGCtcacagcctgggctggtgcTGACACTGGGCCAGGGTAATGTTGGGCAGCTGGGTCTGGGTGAAGACATCATGGAGAGGAAGAAGCCAGCTCTGGTCACGCTGCCGGAGATGGTGGTGCAGGTGGAAGCTGGAGGGATGCACACGGTGTGCCTCAGCCAGACTGGAAAG ATCTACACCTTTGGCTGCAATGATGAAGGTGCCCTGGGACGCGACACCTCGGCTGAAGGGTCTGAGAGCTCTCCAgggctggtggagctgcaggagaaggTGGTGCAGGTGTCGGCGGGGGACAGCCACACGGCCGCGCTGACTGAGGATGGCAGGGTCTTTGTCTGGGGCTCCTTCCGG GATAACAATGGAGTGATCGGCTTGCTGGAGCCCTTGAAGACAAGCTCCagtcctgtgctgctccagctcaaTACCCCTGTTGTTAAAATAGTGTCAG GAAATGACCACTTGGTGATGCTGACAGTGGATGGCGACCTGTTCACGTGTGGCTGTGGTGAACAGGGCCAGCTGGGCAGAGTGCCAGCACTCTTTGCCACCCGAGGAGGACGGCGAGGACTGG AACGGATGCTGGTCCcccagcttgtccctgtcagagGCAGAGGGAGAAGAAGCAAAATGCGCTTCCAGGACGCTTTCTGCGGGGCGTATTTCACCTTCGCCGTCACGCGTGAGGGACACATCTATGGATTTGGCCTCTCCAACTACCACCAGCTGG GGACCCAGGACACCGAGCCCTGCTTCTCCCCGCAGAACCTCACGTCCTTCAAGAACTCCACCAAGTCTTGGGTTGGGTTCTCTGGTGGGCAGCACCACACGGTCTGCGTTGACTCTGAGG GTAAAGCCtacagcctgggcagggcagagtaTGGCCGACTGGGCCTTGGGACAGGGGCAGAGGAGAAGAGTGCACCCACCGTTATCCCGGAGCTCCCCAGTATCATCTCGGTGGCCTGTGGAGCGTCAGTTGGCTATGCTGTCAGCAGTGATg GACGAGCGTTTGCGTGGGGAATGGGCACTAACTACCAGCTGGGCACTGGAGAGGAGGATGATGTCTGGAGCCCCGTGGAGATGACGGGGAAGCAGCTGGAGAACCGGCGGGTGCTGGCCGTGTCCAGCGGTGGGCAGCACACGGTGCTGCTGGTCAGTgacaaggagcagagctga
- the RCC1 gene encoding regulator of chromosome condensation isoform X3, whose product MPGKRRVQILVPEEVSSEMKKVKDSKMPAKRRMKILVPEEDSTETKKVKVCHPSHRSQPGLVLTLGQGNVGQLGLGEDIMERKKPALVTLPEMVVQVEAGGMHTVCLSQTGKIYTFGCNDEGALGRDTSAEGSESSPGLVELQEKVVQVSAGDSHTAALTEDGRVFVWGSFRDNNGVIGLLEPLKTSSSPVLLQLNTPVVKIVSGNDHLVMLTVDGDLFTCGCGEQGQLGRVPALFATRGGRRGLERMLVPQLVPVRGRGRRSKMRFQDAFCGAYFTFAVTREGHIYGFGLSNYHQLGTQDTEPCFSPQNLTSFKNSTKSWVGFSGGQHHTVCVDSEGKAYSLGRAEYGRLGLGTGAEEKSAPTVIPELPSIISVACGASVGYAVSSDGRAFAWGMGTNYQLGTGEEDDVWSPVEMTGKQLENRRVLAVSSGGQHTVLLVSDKEQS is encoded by the exons ATGCCGGGAAAACGCAGAGTGCAGATCCTGGTCCCAGAAGAAGTGTCTTCTGAGATGAAAAAGGTTAAAG ATTCCAAGATGCCAGCAAAACGCAGAATGAAGATCCTGGTGCCAGAAGAAGATTCTACTGAGACAAAAAAGGTTAAAG TCTGCCACCCATCACATCGCtcacagcctgggctggtgcTGACACTGGGCCAGGGTAATGTTGGGCAGCTGGGTCTGGGTGAAGACATCATGGAGAGGAAGAAGCCAGCTCTGGTCACGCTGCCGGAGATGGTGGTGCAGGTGGAAGCTGGAGGGATGCACACGGTGTGCCTCAGCCAGACTGGAAAG ATCTACACCTTTGGCTGCAATGATGAAGGTGCCCTGGGACGCGACACCTCGGCTGAAGGGTCTGAGAGCTCTCCAgggctggtggagctgcaggagaaggTGGTGCAGGTGTCGGCGGGGGACAGCCACACGGCCGCGCTGACTGAGGATGGCAGGGTCTTTGTCTGGGGCTCCTTCCGG GATAACAATGGAGTGATCGGCTTGCTGGAGCCCTTGAAGACAAGCTCCagtcctgtgctgctccagctcaaTACCCCTGTTGTTAAAATAGTGTCAG GAAATGACCACTTGGTGATGCTGACAGTGGATGGCGACCTGTTCACGTGTGGCTGTGGTGAACAGGGCCAGCTGGGCAGAGTGCCAGCACTCTTTGCCACCCGAGGAGGACGGCGAGGACTGG AACGGATGCTGGTCCcccagcttgtccctgtcagagGCAGAGGGAGAAGAAGCAAAATGCGCTTCCAGGACGCTTTCTGCGGGGCGTATTTCACCTTCGCCGTCACGCGTGAGGGACACATCTATGGATTTGGCCTCTCCAACTACCACCAGCTGG GGACCCAGGACACCGAGCCCTGCTTCTCCCCGCAGAACCTCACGTCCTTCAAGAACTCCACCAAGTCTTGGGTTGGGTTCTCTGGTGGGCAGCACCACACGGTCTGCGTTGACTCTGAGG GTAAAGCCtacagcctgggcagggcagagtaTGGCCGACTGGGCCTTGGGACAGGGGCAGAGGAGAAGAGTGCACCCACCGTTATCCCGGAGCTCCCCAGTATCATCTCGGTGGCCTGTGGAGCGTCAGTTGGCTATGCTGTCAGCAGTGATg GACGAGCGTTTGCGTGGGGAATGGGCACTAACTACCAGCTGGGCACTGGAGAGGAGGATGATGTCTGGAGCCCCGTGGAGATGACGGGGAAGCAGCTGGAGAACCGGCGGGTGCTGGCCGTGTCCAGCGGTGGGCAGCACACGGTGCTGCTGGTCAGTgacaaggagcagagctga
- the OPRD1 gene encoding delta-type opioid receptor isoform X1, with the protein MELPMDVTMDVPVELPSGLPTATATSWGNGTAWAPLPGHGVNDTGLQRAKNATSILIAIVITALYSVVCVVGLLGNVLVMYGIVRYTKMKTATNIYIFNLALADALATSTLPFQSTKYLMETWPFGELLCKVVLSIDYYNMFTSIFTLTMMSVDRYIAVCHPVKALDFRTPAKAKIINVCIWVLSSLIGVPIMVMAVTKSKDGMVLCTLQFPDPPIYWDTVTKICVFIFAFLIPILVITICYGLMILRLKSVRLLSGSKEKDRNLRRITRMVLVVVAAFIICWTPIHIFVIVWTLVDIDKKNPYVVASLHFCIALGYTNSSLNPVLYAFLDENFKRCFREFCLPFRARVEQNSFSRARNTTREHVSTCTASEARNKPA; encoded by the exons ATGGAGCTGCCCATGGATGTGACCATGGATGTGCCCGTGGAACTGCCCTCGGGGCTGCCCACGgccactgccacctcctggGGCAACGGCACCGCCTGGGCCCCCCTGCCCGGACACGGGGTCAACGACACGGGCCTGCAGCGGGCCAAGAACGCTACATCCATCCTCATCGCCATCGTCATCACTGCGCTCTACTCCGTGGTGTGCGTGGTGGGGCTGCTGGGCAACGTCCTGGTCATGTACGGCATCGTCAG GTACACCAAGATGAAGACAGCCACCAACATCTACATCTTCAACCTGGCACTGGCTGATGCACTGGCCACCAGCACACTGCCCTTCCAGAGCACCAAGTACCTCATGGAGACCTGGCCCTttggggagctgctctgcaaggTCGTGCTCTCTATTGACTACTACAACATGTTCACCAGCATCTTCACCCTCACCATGATGAGTGTGGACCGCTACATCGCCGTGTGCCACCCGGTCAAGGCCTTGGACTTCCGCACGCCGGCCAAAGCCAAGATCATCAATGTCTGCATCTGGGTGCTCTCCTCCCTCATCGGGGTGCCCATCATGGTCATGGCAGTCACCAAGTCAAAAG ATGGTATGGTCCTGTGCACTCTCCAGTTTCCTGACCCTCCCATCTACTGGGACACTGTGACCAAGATATGTGTCTTCATCTTTGCCTTCTTGATCCCCATTTTGGTCATCACCATCTGCTATGGGCTGATGATCCTTCGCCTGAAGAGCGTCCGGCTCCTCTCAGGCTCCAAGGAGAAGGATCGCAACCTGCGGCGCATCACACGCatggtgctggtggtggtggcagcCTTTATCATCTGCTGGACACCCATCCACATCTTCGTCATCGTCTGGACGCTGGTGGACATAGACAAGAAGAACCCCTATGTGGTGGCCAGCCTGCACTTCTGCATAGCTCTGGGCTACACCAACAGCAGCCTCAACCCTGTCCTTTATGCTTTCCTGGATGAAAACTTCAAGAGGTGCTTCCGAGAGTTCTGCCTGCCTTTCCGAGCTCGTGTGGAGCAGAACAGCTTCTCCCGCGCCAGGAACACCACGCGGGAGCACGTCTCCACCTGCACCGCTTCTGAAGCCCGCAACAAGCCGGCATGA
- the OPRD1 gene encoding delta-type opioid receptor isoform X2 gives MEAWGEAGRDAGKTGPWREDKDLPSGERQPSTEVEEGGDGGDRYTKMKTATNIYIFNLALADALATSTLPFQSTKYLMETWPFGELLCKVVLSIDYYNMFTSIFTLTMMSVDRYIAVCHPVKALDFRTPAKAKIINVCIWVLSSLIGVPIMVMAVTKSKDGMVLCTLQFPDPPIYWDTVTKICVFIFAFLIPILVITICYGLMILRLKSVRLLSGSKEKDRNLRRITRMVLVVVAAFIICWTPIHIFVIVWTLVDIDKKNPYVVASLHFCIALGYTNSSLNPVLYAFLDENFKRCFREFCLPFRARVEQNSFSRARNTTREHVSTCTASEARNKPA, from the exons atggaggCATGGGGCGAGGCAGGCAGGGATGCGGGGAAAACGGGACCGTGGAGGGAAGACAAGGACCTGCCGAGCGGAGAAAGGCAGCCATCGACCGAGGTGGAGGAAGGCGGGGACGGGGGGGACAG GTACACCAAGATGAAGACAGCCACCAACATCTACATCTTCAACCTGGCACTGGCTGATGCACTGGCCACCAGCACACTGCCCTTCCAGAGCACCAAGTACCTCATGGAGACCTGGCCCTttggggagctgctctgcaaggTCGTGCTCTCTATTGACTACTACAACATGTTCACCAGCATCTTCACCCTCACCATGATGAGTGTGGACCGCTACATCGCCGTGTGCCACCCGGTCAAGGCCTTGGACTTCCGCACGCCGGCCAAAGCCAAGATCATCAATGTCTGCATCTGGGTGCTCTCCTCCCTCATCGGGGTGCCCATCATGGTCATGGCAGTCACCAAGTCAAAAG ATGGTATGGTCCTGTGCACTCTCCAGTTTCCTGACCCTCCCATCTACTGGGACACTGTGACCAAGATATGTGTCTTCATCTTTGCCTTCTTGATCCCCATTTTGGTCATCACCATCTGCTATGGGCTGATGATCCTTCGCCTGAAGAGCGTCCGGCTCCTCTCAGGCTCCAAGGAGAAGGATCGCAACCTGCGGCGCATCACACGCatggtgctggtggtggtggcagcCTTTATCATCTGCTGGACACCCATCCACATCTTCGTCATCGTCTGGACGCTGGTGGACATAGACAAGAAGAACCCCTATGTGGTGGCCAGCCTGCACTTCTGCATAGCTCTGGGCTACACCAACAGCAGCCTCAACCCTGTCCTTTATGCTTTCCTGGATGAAAACTTCAAGAGGTGCTTCCGAGAGTTCTGCCTGCCTTTCCGAGCTCGTGTGGAGCAGAACAGCTTCTCCCGCGCCAGGAACACCACGCGGGAGCACGTCTCCACCTGCACCGCTTCTGAAGCCCGCAACAAGCCGGCATGA